The following is a genomic window from Pedobacter sp. KBS0701.
ATTTCGATAAGATTGCTGAACTGCTGACGCACCTGCTCTCCCTGAACCGCCTCAATGATTACAGACTGCTGCTGTGTTTCATCAACAATCCCTGTTGAAATCTGCGCCTGGGATATGTACGAACTCTTTAGGTTCCGTACCAAAAATGCAGTGATGATAATGGTAATCAAGGGAACCAATATCAGTGCCAGACGGTAGCGTTTGACAAATTTCAAAAATTTATATCCTTCAGCCATTATTTTATTTCTTCCAACTTTTTGACCGTTAATTCCTCCAGTGATATTTTTGCATTGAGGTAGCTGGCTTCCATCTGGAGCTTAGCCTGCAGGGCATTACTTAATGAATTTGATGCGCTGTTGTACTCTGCAAAGGTTATCTCGGCCTTTTGATATTTGATTTTCATGTTCTCAAAATTACTCTGCGCGGTAATATACATATCGTTAATAGGTGCCAGCGATTTCTGAAACTGGAGAAGCGTAACATATCTGGATTTTACCTGGGCCTCTAACTGAAGATAATATTCTGCCTGATTAGACTGGGCAATTTTTAGCTGTTCTTTTGCTTTTTTGATCTGACTTGGCTTGGTGAGCAGAGAACCGGGGTTTATGGCAATACCAAACTGATACCCGGTAAGCAGATCAGCGGTCTGCAGATCTACCACGGTATTGCTTGTGGCCTGGTTTGAACGTGCCACATACTGAAACGACAGC
Proteins encoded in this region:
- a CDS encoding TolC family protein; protein product: MIRNQLKPLMVFFIFTLLKLNSVLAQESILSEVSYLYMEKLVATAKANYPRVGSLGNQINVAKSDLSGARLSWLEPLSFQYVARSNQATSNTVVDLQTADLLTGYQFGIAINPGSLLTKPSQIKKAKEQLKIAQSNQAEYYLQLEAQVKSRYVTLLQFQKSLAPINDMYITAQSNFENMKIKYQKAEITFAEYNSASNSLSNALQAKLQMEASYLNAKISLEELTVKKLEEIK